From Plasmodium cynomolgi strain B DNA, chromosome 9, whole genome shotgun sequence:
TGTTTTAATGCTTCTCTCGCtatcccccattttgatgTATGTCCCATgtgggaagtaaaaaaaaaacgttttccTGCCGCATGTCCTATTATCGTAGATCACTTGTTGGCTAGCTTTTAAAAGGAAGTCAGCCTGCACTTTTGTGAAAACCACAGTGTTGTTTTGTGTCCCACAGCTCTGTTTTGTGTCCTACAGCTCTGTTTTGTGTCCCACAGTTCTGTTTTGTGTCCCACAGTTCTGTTTTGCATCCCACAGTTCTGTTTTGTGTCTCGCAGTTCTGCTTTGTGCCCCACCGAGTTTCTCTTTTCACCACCTTGTATTGATGAAAAagtgtgcccctttttggagGAGCCCAAACTGAGACGTAGCTTCTCCTCTGTTTGCTATCCCCACGTTGGCCTCAGTCAGTCGTGGCTgcgttttcttccccatcgACTTGCACCTCCTACCGGCGTGGCTGTGACTTGTGGACATCCCTTCTGTGGTGTTTTCCCCAATCGAAATAAGTCGACAGGCTACCATGCAGGGTGGaaatcaaaatgaagaggaaaacCCCATGAGGTCTCTCGGGCACAATGCCCTGGTCGAATTGCTTAACAATAATAACAGTGATAGAGGGAGTGAAACTGGGGAGGATATACGGAAGGGAGAGAAGGAGGTTGACACGATGTACTCCTTAGAAGGAGACAatttaagaaggaaaaagaaatcatcaaaggggaaaaaaaaaagggccgaCGGAAgggcggaaaaaaagagaaaacagGAATTGCCAACGGGGAAAAGCATAAAACAGTCATCAGATAGGGATCCTAACGAAGAGGacacaaaaatgttaaagCACCCCAGTCCCAGTCTTGACAAATACACCTCCGGAAAGACAGACCGAGAGAGAAATAAAAGCTACCTCCGCATGATGAACAAGTATAACCTGTTTTTTGGAAATGGTAAAAAACCCCATTTTATAATGCCAAAAAGAGATCATATGATGGTGAGAAAAAACATCCCTGTCGGTGGGTTCAATCCACATAGTAGGACGACCATTAAGAGAGACATGTATGATGATGCCACTGATGATGTCGATAACGATTCCCATCAtgatagtgaaaaaaatgacaagtttttttttttaaagaagagTAACGTACGTGGAGAAATCATGGATGGGGCTCGGGCCCCCATGTTGGGGGGATTTCTCTCCgagaatgaaataaaaagggatgGAAGGGGCGGTGCACGCAGTAGGGGTGAAAATGGAGACAGCCCAGACGGACGCCCCAGGAGTAGCAGCCCTAGTGGAGCCCCCAGTGAAGACCCCAGTGAAAAGCCGAGTGAAAAGCTGAGAGATAACCTGAGTGATAACCTGAGCGATAACCTGAGCGATAACCTGAGTGATAACCTGAGTGTAAAACCCAGTGACGACTGGCGTGACACAGAGAACACACCTGACATGCACACAACaggagagaaagaaaaagaaagcagcCATGCCGTCATGTCATATGATGTGAAAGGAAATTTGAGCACAGAAATCACTCACTTAGGGGAAAGGTCCCAGATAAATGAATGCCATAAGCAGGTCGGAAATGTCAAGCTAAgtagaaaaaggagaaacaaaaaggatagTGATACTGAAACGAAGAAACTGCACAAGTCATGGTATGACATAGAAACGACTGACTCGATCGAAAAAGAAGCCACTCTCACTTCTCTCCATAGCAGTAgtgtaaaatatgaaagtaATAAAAAGCGTGTTGTGAGCATCCACCCAGACGATCTCATAAGCGAAGTGGAAAAGGTAAATACCCTCGAAACTCCTGCTCTGCtacataaaaaggattttCAATCTGACCTTGCGAAGGCTGTCAAAATAGAGGAAAAGGACTCCCCCGATGTGCAAACGGTGCTGCGAAGAAATGAGGGAAACAAGAAAAGTCACGATATGGATAGCCAACCTCCCACTGACAGCATCAGTCAAGTGGACCCCTTCAACCACGAggatttcatttttctcgaCTTTGACCCGATAAAGGAGGAATACgtggaaattaaaaaaacactgcagaggtacaaaaaaaaacgggaattGACGGAAGACCagggtgaaaaaatgcaccacgactcaaatggggaagacaatttggaaaaaaaaagtgggaaggaaaaattaaaagataaaaaagaaaaacagagTTGTCAtcaaaatgacgaaaatgttcatattaaaaaaaattttaatcactTGAAAGAGAGGATGCGTCGGGGAAAAATACGAATAATCAGTTACGACTTTGTGCGCAATTTGTGTTACATCTTAGTGAGGGGGGATTCCTCATTGTAGTTATTTTTGTGACTCTTCTTAGCGTCTTCCCAGCTGAGAATCACGTCACAGGGTTGTAAAAGTGGCCCCCTTGAGTTACAATCGTGTACGTGTGCCTCTGCAGGGGTACACTCATGGGTACACGCATATGCACATAGAGACCTGCACGTGCCCAACTGAGTGAGCCTTTTCTTTGGGTGCACAACCGAATGAGGCGCTCGAAATGAAGCAGCGGCACCATGTGGGTGCTCTTCACACCAGTTACGAAGCGTGGTGAACACACGTTGAAAAttagcttttttaaaaaaaaaaaaactaaaacatTTGAAATTAAGATCAAGCTACTTTAGTTCTTGTCACTAATAAATGTAAGTATACGCACGAGTATGTATGCACGAACGTATGGACGCATTCACGAATGCAAGGGGGGatgtgtatgtacacacgCAGATGGCAGATGGCAGATATGggggaaaattttaatgtatttttaaaacgctTATTATTCCTaattataaaagaattattaaaaattcgatgaaaaataaaattctgggattataaaaaaagaattaacaataattaaaaaaaaaaaaaaaaaaaaagggggaagagggggagggggggaataTTAAAGTAGTAACATACTGGAAAGTGTCACTTGGACTTATAACAGCGCGTGGTTATCCGCGTGACGACGCCTTAACACATACACTTGCtgagcatatttttctcattcgcCGCTGCATTGTTTGTGAGCTGTATATCGACGACATTCGCATCGTTCGAGTTGGAGTTATCAAGGTTCGGTAACTTGgcggcaatttttttaaacaagaCTTTTATATTGTGGCCCGCTTTTGCACTAGTTTCATGGAACATTGTGTTGTACTCCTGAGCCTTCTGCATCCCTTCTTCGTACGTAACTTTTCTGAGGTCTCCCAAGTCAGTTTTATTTCCCACTAGTGCGATGATCACGTCTTTCCCTCTTTCGTTTAGAATGTCTTGTATCCATTTGGTTGTATTTTCGAATGACTGCCTGTTGGTAATGTCATAAACGACGATAGCTGCAGCTGAGTCTCTGATGTAGCTTGGTATTAAACTTCGGAATCGTTCCTGACCAGCCGTGTCCCATAGTTGCAGGCGTACTGGCCCTTCATCCAGGTACAAGGTTTTGCTGA
This genomic window contains:
- a CDS encoding small GTPase Rab6 (putative), producing the protein MDEFQNSGLNKYKLVFLGEQAVGKTSIITRFMYDTFDNNYQSTIGIDFLSKTLYLDEGPVRLQLWDTAGQERFRSLIPSYIRDSAAAIVVYDITNRQSFENTTKWIQDILNERGKDVIIALVGNKTDLGDLRKVTYEEGMQKAQEYNTMFHETSAKAGHNIKVLFKKIAAKLPNLDNSNSNDANVVDIQLTNNAAANEKNMLSKCMC
- a CDS encoding hypothetical protein (putative) encodes the protein MQGGNQNEEENPMRSLGHNALVELLNNNNSDRGSETGEDIRKGEKEVDTMYSLEGDNLRRKKKSSKGKKKRADGRAEKKRKQELPTGKSIKQSSDRDPNEEDTKMLKHPSPSLDKYTSGKTDRERNKSYLRMMNKYNLFFGNGKKPHFIMPKRDHMMVRKNIPVGGFNPHSRTTIKRDMYDDATDDVDNDSHHDSEKNDKFFFLKKSNVRGEIMDGARAPMLGGFLSENEIKRDGRGGARSRGENGDSPDGRPRSSSPSGAPSEDPSEKPSEKLRDNLSDNLSDNLSDNLSDNLSVKPSDDWRDTENTPDMHTTGEKEKESSHAVMSYDVKGNLSTEITHLGERSQINECHKQVGNVKLSRKRRNKKDSDTETKKLHKSWYDIETTDSIEKEATLTSLHSSSVKYESNKKRVVSIHPDDLISEVEKVNTLETPALLHKKDFQSDLAKAVKIEEKDSPDVQTVLRRNEGNKKSHDMDSQPPTDSISQVDPFNHEDFIFLDFDPIKEEYVEIKKTLQRYKKKRELTEDQGEKMHHDSNGEDNLEKKSGKEKLKDKKEKQSCHQNDENVHIKKNFNHLKERMRRGKIRIISYDFVRNLCYILRLPS